A window of Methanobrevibacter sp. contains these coding sequences:
- a CDS encoding HEAT repeat domain-containing protein — protein MSNMNDKEILKELREITKNNESWKANIDDVASRLDNNYSAAVKAKALWLLGEMGLKYPEEIEKYVEDIAGYMDDGNPKLQERSTNAIGRIGRGDENLIIPYLDQLMTMKDDESENVRHAFIWACENIATNAPELFLENLEIFLEMISDSSDKVWIEAPEMFRVVGKQKPDHVKPYLKKLEWIAENDENPIVRIHSEGTIRITKRALK, from the coding sequence ATGTCAAATATGAATGATAAAGAGATTCTAAAAGAATTAAGAGAAATAACAAAAAATAATGAATCATGGAAAGCCAATATTGATGATGTCGCATCCAGATTAGATAACAATTATTCCGCTGCCGTAAAGGCAAAGGCATTATGGCTTCTTGGAGAGATGGGACTGAAGTACCCTGAAGAGATAGAAAAATATGTTGAAGACATTGCCGGTTACATGGATGACGGCAATCCCAAATTGCAGGAAAGATCAACAAATGCAATAGGAAGAATCGGGCGAGGAGATGAAAATCTGATAATCCCTTATTTAGATCAACTAATGACTATGAAAGACGATGAATCTGAAAACGTCAGACATGCATTCATCTGGGCCTGTGAAAACATTGCAACAAACGCTCCCGAACTATTTTTAGAAAATCTTGAAATTTTTTTAGAAATGATTTCAGATTCAAGCGATAAGGTTTGGATAGAAGCTCCTGAAATGTTTAGAGTTGTCGGAAAACAAAAACCAGACCATGTAAAACCCTACCTGAAAAAATTAGAATGGATTGCAGAAAATGATGAAAACCCTATTGTCCGAATCCACAGCGAGGGCACAATTCGAATTACAAAAAGAGCCTTGAAATAA
- a CDS encoding ATP-binding protein, with the protein MTDLPWGTNQNLTDEEFYNRKSELINIKNLLQSTGQGHAPDLLLTGIRGVGKTVFLKKLKREMDNDYLVVYIDFSKSKCYQKNQMSIIGLMEHIFKEFIKEAKSKGLNTLDKQIEKYFKSNDFNIKEFIEIDKIPIPVFSKETNEEKLMDFVLDLPEKIYEKNLDKIKGVLIFIDEFQLIRELNDYRDSFLWKLRSYIQNQRNVAYVFSGSMSMQDKLISEIASQNGAFGGRMISIHLNPFEKETVRNYLSEKAPYIIFTDDGFDRFYQCTSGTPSYVNIFASLLPINQQLDENAIKIQFDKKIQAISSQLINMWTRLSFREQTIIIILLEKPLRRIDIANEFGISTGSLSNYLNNLQNQGLIILNNGLYEISEPILKRWLELEFNEKGIYPYRNI; encoded by the coding sequence ATGACCGACTTACCTTGGGGGACTAATCAAAATTTAACTGATGAAGAGTTTTACAATAGAAAAAGCGAATTAATAAATATTAAAAACCTTCTACAATCAACAGGCCAGGGTCATGCCCCTGATTTATTATTAACAGGCATAAGAGGTGTTGGAAAAACTGTTTTTCTTAAAAAATTAAAACGAGAAATGGACAACGACTATTTAGTGGTTTATATTGATTTTTCAAAATCCAAATGTTATCAGAAAAATCAAATGAGTATTATTGGTTTGATGGAACATATTTTCAAAGAATTTATTAAAGAAGCAAAAAGCAAAGGATTAAACACACTAGATAAGCAAATAGAAAAATATTTTAAATCAAATGACTTTAACATCAAGGAATTCATAGAAATTGATAAAATACCTATACCTGTTTTTTCAAAAGAGACAAACGAAGAAAAACTTATGGATTTTGTACTGGATTTACCCGAAAAAATATATGAAAAAAATCTGGACAAAATCAAAGGTGTTTTAATTTTCATTGACGAATTCCAACTCATAAGAGAATTAAACGACTACAGAGATTCATTCTTATGGAAATTGAGAAGTTACATTCAAAATCAAAGAAATGTAGCATATGTATTTTCCGGATCAATGAGCATGCAAGATAAATTAATTTCCGAAATTGCAAGTCAAAATGGAGCATTCGGCGGAAGAATGATTTCAATCCACTTAAATCCATTCGAAAAAGAAACAGTACGGAATTATTTATCTGAAAAAGCTCCCTACATAATATTTACTGATGATGGTTTTGACAGATTCTACCAATGCACATCCGGAACCCCCTCATATGTTAATATATTTGCATCACTTCTACCAATCAATCAGCAATTAGATGAAAATGCCATAAAAATACAATTCGATAAAAAAATTCAGGCCATAAGTTCTCAATTAATAAACATGTGGACAAGATTATCATTTAGAGAACAGACAATAATCATTATTTTGCTTGAAAAACCCCTACGTAGAATTGACATAGCAAATGAATTTGGAATATCAACAGGGTCATTAAGCAATTACTTAAATAACCTTCAAAATCAGGGCCTTATAATACTAAATAACGGTTTATACGAGATTTCAGAACCGATTCTTAAAAGATGGTTAGAATTAGAATTTAATGAGAAAGGAATTTATCCCTACAGAAACATATGA
- a CDS encoding DUF4143 domain-containing protein: MEYMVRYLDDELEQWMNVIGAVLIVGPKWCGKTTTAEQYAKSVLKLQDIDRQEEYQMWLDIKPSKLLEGEKPRLIDEWQMAPILWDGVRNSVDELQGEGLYILTGSTVVDESKIMHSGTGRIHRLLMRPMSLYESGESNGKISIEELFDNPNMDIDGIESNLTMDDLIFAACRGGWPDSINKQSDKDKLLIAYNYLDNISESDISNVDGVKRDPDRVKVILKAIARNNSTLAKDTTIMADISANFGDISKPTYYSYVDSLKRLFVIEDLRGWAPNIRSKSSMRSGNKKVFIDPSISVASLDMSPEAFNTIDGLKTFGFIFENLCIRDLSVYTSKLGGSISYYHDNSDTEVDCVVHLNDGRYALIECKLGKTKIEEGARNLLKVNKLIEANDQVRNPSFLAVITGGKFAYTREDGVKVIPIGCLR; encoded by the coding sequence ATGGAGTATATGGTCCGATATTTGGATGATGAATTGGAGCAGTGGATGAATGTTATTGGTGCAGTGCTTATTGTTGGTCCCAAATGGTGTGGTAAGACAACTACTGCTGAACAATATGCAAAAAGTGTTTTAAAACTTCAGGATATTGACAGGCAAGAGGAATATCAGATGTGGTTAGATATTAAACCATCCAAATTATTGGAAGGTGAAAAACCTAGACTTATTGATGAATGGCAGATGGCACCAATATTGTGGGATGGTGTTAGAAATAGTGTTGATGAACTTCAAGGGGAAGGATTATATATATTGACAGGTTCTACAGTAGTTGATGAGTCTAAAATTATGCATTCTGGGACTGGCAGAATTCATAGGCTATTAATGAGGCCTATGAGTCTATATGAAAGTGGAGAATCAAACGGTAAGATTTCTATTGAGGAATTGTTTGATAATCCGAATATGGATATTGATGGAATTGAATCCAATTTAACAATGGATGATTTAATTTTTGCAGCATGCCGTGGAGGATGGCCAGATTCCATAAATAAACAAAGCGATAAAGATAAATTATTAATAGCTTATAATTATCTGGATAATATATCTGAAAGTGATATTTCTAATGTAGATGGTGTTAAACGTGACCCTGATAGGGTAAAAGTAATTTTAAAAGCTATTGCAAGAAATAATTCTACTTTAGCTAAGGACACTACAATAATGGCAGATATTTCAGCTAACTTTGGTGACATTAGCAAGCCCACTTATTATTCATATGTTGACTCATTGAAACGATTATTTGTCATTGAAGATTTAAGGGGCTGGGCTCCAAACATTAGATCAAAATCATCAATGAGGTCAGGCAATAAAAAAGTATTCATTGATCCATCCATTTCTGTAGCCTCTTTAGATATGAGTCCTGAAGCGTTCAATACAATTGATGGTTTAAAAACTTTCGGTTTTATTTTTGAAAACTTATGTATTCGTGATTTGAGTGTATACACTTCTAAATTGGGTGGTTCAATATCTTATTATCATGACAATTCCGATACGGAGGTTGACTGTGTTGTACATCTCAACGATGGAAGATATGCATTAATCGAATGTAAATTAGGAAAAACTAAAATAGAGGAAGGAGCTCGAAATTTACTGAAAGTGAATAAATTGATTGAAGCTAATGACCAAGTTAGAAATCCTAGTTTTTTAGCTGTTATAACCGGAGGAAAGTTTGCATATACTCGGGAGGATGGTGTAAAAGTAATTCCAATTGGATGTTTAAGGTAG
- a CDS encoding DUF2283 domain-containing protein, producing the protein MNNKVVYDYDHQGDSLFIYCVDDYEYEVSLELDNDVILDIDKEGKPVAFEFLNASKIFNLDKSHFNNLTKITIQSIITEEAINLKVKLAVPVHNKTQTFGMNRITTNLNGIPAIESELVTA; encoded by the coding sequence ATGAACAACAAAGTAGTATATGATTATGACCATCAAGGGGACTCATTATTCATATATTGTGTTGATGATTATGAATATGAAGTTTCACTTGAATTGGACAATGATGTGATTCTGGATATTGATAAAGAAGGTAAGCCTGTTGCATTTGAATTTCTAAACGCATCTAAAATATTCAATCTGGATAAAAGTCATTTTAATAATTTAACTAAAATTACTATTCAATCAATAATCACTGAAGAAGCTATAAATTTAAAAGTCAAATTAGCAGTTCCGGTCCATAATAAAACACAAACTTTTGGAATGAATAGAATCACAACTAATTTAAATGGTATTCCTGCTATTGAATCTGAACTGGTTACAGCATAA
- a CDS encoding M48 family metallopeptidase encodes MDKNAKYFILAILLIANLIYQCTYNFSLWNIFTSSLVIIILVYQFADIPQNKISKFLTYVMMVVCLIETYIGIKNNDWLLAYGYFGFLLLLLWVCLEPTLDMLARFFLRHNHFSTALKFANCSIFIFGKKSYILAIKGSALNTLQRYDEALVSLEESQKLGYDHPFLYANLGYCNSYLGNYEKALDYFKLASEMNPNEFGYLYAISRISIGLGNYDEALYYINKARELNENDELLDELIEDINNLSD; translated from the coding sequence ATGGACAAAAATGCAAAATATTTCATTCTAGCTATATTACTGATTGCGAATTTAATTTACCAATGTACTTATAATTTTAGTTTATGGAATATTTTCACATCTTCCCTAGTAATCATCATTCTGGTTTACCAGTTTGCCGATATCCCCCAAAATAAAATTTCTAAATTCCTAACATATGTAATGATGGTTGTTTGTCTCATTGAGACTTACATCGGGATAAAAAACAATGACTGGCTTTTAGCATATGGATATTTTGGTTTTTTATTGCTTTTGCTCTGGGTATGCCTCGAACCTACATTAGACATGCTGGCCAGATTCTTTTTAAGACACAATCATTTTTCAACAGCTTTAAAATTTGCAAACTGTTCCATATTCATATTTGGAAAGAAATCTTACATTTTAGCCATCAAAGGGAGTGCTTTAAACACACTACAACGCTACGATGAGGCATTAGTTAGCTTGGAAGAATCCCAGAAACTAGGATATGACCATCCGTTTCTTTATGCAAATCTAGGCTATTGCAACAGCTATCTGGGAAATTATGAAAAAGCACTAGATTACTTTAAGTTAGCATCAGAGATGAATCCTAACGAATTTGGATATTTATACGCCATTTCCAGAATATCAATTGGATTGGGAAACTACGATGAAGCATTATATTATATAAATAAGGCACGTGAATTAAATGAGAATGATGAATTGTTGGATGAGCTAATTGAAGACATTAATAATCTATCCGATTAA